In Jejubacter calystegiae, the following are encoded in one genomic region:
- a CDS encoding mechanosensitive ion channel family protein codes for MHDALSIWNWVLNHQIIFSLVAIAFMLFAGFISAVVCKFFLLNIVRRFILHTKKSDPHDKDMRISRRLANIAPVITVYFLSQVIKGLPDPLLDAIRTLCGVLFIINITMLVNEMLDLTNSAYIKKHGEKHHSIKGYIQIAKILVSSVATILVLATLSNKSPIIIISSLGAVAAVLMLVFQHTLISLVANIQVSSSNVIKPGDWIEMPQNNISGEVTDIALHTITIRNWDNTVSRVPTKNFITEPYTNWQPMFESGGRRIKRSFFIDQSSIVFATPLLLNQLQEISPEKYVGLENWLTSRMEEISASQLINQGITNLGLFRKYVLEYLKRRTDVRNDMYLVVRQLSPTAEGLPLEIYCFTSNVFWSEYEDTQSEIFEYMFATARYFGLEIYQKPSGIDMKNMMAKRNRNIAA; via the coding sequence ATGCACGATGCGCTATCAATATGGAACTGGGTCCTGAACCACCAAATCATTTTCTCGCTGGTGGCGATCGCCTTTATGCTGTTCGCCGGCTTTATCTCAGCAGTGGTCTGTAAATTCTTTCTGCTGAATATCGTCCGGCGCTTTATCCTGCACACCAAAAAGTCGGATCCCCACGATAAGGACATGCGCATTTCGCGCCGTCTGGCCAATATCGCGCCAGTGATTACCGTCTACTTTTTATCCCAGGTCATTAAGGGCCTGCCGGATCCCCTGCTGGATGCCATCCGTACCCTGTGCGGCGTGCTGTTTATTATTAATATCACCATGCTGGTCAATGAGATGCTGGATCTCACCAATTCAGCCTATATCAAAAAACACGGCGAGAAACACCACTCAATAAAGGGTTATATTCAGATAGCCAAAATTCTGGTTTCGTCTGTTGCCACCATTCTGGTGCTCGCTACGCTGTCCAACAAATCGCCGATTATCATTATTTCCAGTCTTGGCGCCGTGGCTGCCGTGCTGATGCTGGTGTTTCAACATACCCTGATCTCCCTGGTCGCCAATATTCAGGTTTCCTCATCCAACGTGATAAAACCGGGAGACTGGATCGAGATGCCGCAAAATAACATCAGCGGCGAAGTGACCGATATCGCCCTGCATACCATTACCATCCGCAACTGGGACAACACAGTTTCCCGGGTACCGACCAAGAATTTTATTACCGAGCCCTATACCAACTGGCAGCCAATGTTTGAGTCCGGTGGTCGTCGCATTAAGCGCAGCTTTTTTATCGATCAATCAAGCATTGTTTTCGCCACGCCCCTACTGCTTAATCAATTGCAAGAGATATCACCCGAAAAATATGTTGGGCTTGAAAACTGGCTGACCAGCCGCATGGAGGAAATTTCCGCCAGTCAGCTTATCAACCAGGGTATCACCAACCTTGGGCTGTTCCGGAAATATGTGCTGGAGTATCTGAAGCGGCGGACCGATGTGCGCAACGATATGTATCTGGTGGTGCGTCAGCTCAGCCCCACGGCGGAAGGATTACCGCTCGAAATCTACTGCTTTACCTCGAACGTGTTCTGGAGCGAATACGAAGATACCCAGTCGGAAATTTTTGAGTATATGTTCGCTACCGCCCGCTACTTTGGCCTGGAGATTTATCAGAAGCCGTCGGGCATCGATATGAAGAATATGATGGCGAAACGTAACAGGAATATCGCGGCCTGA
- a CDS encoding oligogalacturonate-specific porin KdgM family protein — protein MLKRTLGLAVLCGVTFAAQAVTVDLRHEYVDAGSNADRVSVSHRFANGLGFGVEAKWKSGGTDKDQPFTDIIGNGHEESLSWRWKATENIALTPGANIESNDSRTIYKPYLHAQYSFNSGLYVAARYRFEYTRYPNDKDEEDNKTNRGDFWIGYVLGDWRIEFNYLYKRSEHQVLADNKKWADEYDVKLAYKIDQNWAPYFQVGNVPGSKSTDERQTRMRVGVAYAF, from the coding sequence ATGTTAAAGAGAACTCTGGGATTGGCTGTGCTCTGTGGGGTTACATTTGCCGCACAGGCGGTAACCGTAGATTTGCGCCATGAATATGTTGATGCAGGAAGCAATGCCGATCGCGTATCAGTTTCACATCGTTTTGCCAATGGGCTCGGCTTCGGGGTGGAAGCGAAATGGAAGTCGGGCGGCACTGACAAAGACCAGCCATTTACCGATATTATCGGTAATGGCCATGAAGAGTCCCTTAGCTGGCGCTGGAAGGCGACCGAAAATATTGCCCTTACGCCCGGTGCGAATATTGAAAGCAATGATAGCCGTACTATCTACAAGCCTTATCTGCATGCACAGTACAGCTTTAATAGCGGATTATATGTGGCGGCGCGTTATCGTTTTGAATATACCCGTTATCCTAACGACAAAGATGAAGAGGATAATAAAACCAATCGCGGCGATTTTTGGATAGGTTACGTATTGGGTGACTGGCGCATTGAATTTAACTATCTCTACAAGCGCAGCGAACATCAGGTACTGGCGGACAATAAGAAGTGGGCGGATGAATATGATGTGAAGCTGGCCTACAAAATCGACCAGAACTGGGCGCCTTATTTCCAGGTGGGGAACGTACCTGGCAGTAAATCCACTGATGAGCGCCAGACTCGTATGAGGGTCGGTGTGGCCTACGCCTTCTGA
- a CDS encoding acetyl-CoA C-acetyltransferase has protein sequence MKDVVIVGAVRTPIGCFKGGLSGHSATELGSVVVKALLERTGVDPQSVDEVILGQVLTAGAGQNPARQTALNSGLPWSVSAITINDVCGSGLKSLHLATQAIQCGEAEVVIAGGQENMSRAPRVLRESHNGGLPGGGQLIDSLVHDGLWDAFNDYHMGVTAENLAREYGISRELQDAYALASQRKARAAIDAGRFRDEIVPVLNDQGEKVETDEQPQLDPSGEGLANLQPVFDFAGSSVTAGNASSINDGAAAVMMMSASRAEALNLPVLARIRAFASVGVDPALMGIAPVHATRRCLERAGWQLEDLDLVEANEAFAAQALSVNKLLEWDELRVNVNGGAIALGHPIGASGCRILVSLVHEMVKRNAKKGLATLCIGGGQGVALAIERD, from the coding sequence ATGAAAGATGTGGTGATTGTCGGTGCTGTGCGAACCCCTATCGGCTGCTTTAAGGGCGGTTTATCCGGGCATTCGGCGACCGAGCTGGGTAGCGTGGTGGTGAAGGCGCTGCTGGAGCGTACCGGCGTGGATCCGCAGTCCGTGGATGAGGTGATTCTCGGCCAGGTGCTGACCGCTGGCGCCGGGCAGAATCCGGCACGTCAGACGGCGCTAAACAGCGGACTGCCGTGGTCGGTTTCGGCCATCACCATCAACGATGTCTGCGGATCGGGTCTGAAGTCCCTGCATCTGGCGACCCAGGCGATTCAGTGCGGTGAGGCGGAAGTGGTTATCGCCGGTGGCCAGGAGAATATGAGTCGCGCGCCGCGGGTGCTCAGAGAGAGCCATAACGGGGGACTACCGGGGGGCGGTCAGCTGATTGACAGTCTGGTGCACGACGGCCTCTGGGATGCGTTTAACGACTACCATATGGGCGTGACGGCTGAGAATCTGGCCCGGGAGTACGGTATCAGCCGCGAATTGCAGGATGCCTACGCGCTGGCGTCGCAGCGTAAGGCGCGTGCTGCCATTGACGCCGGTCGCTTTCGCGATGAGATCGTGCCGGTACTGAATGACCAGGGCGAGAAGGTGGAGACCGACGAGCAGCCGCAGTTGGATCCCTCTGGTGAGGGGCTGGCGAACCTGCAACCGGTCTTTGATTTTGCCGGTAGTAGCGTGACCGCAGGTAACGCTTCGTCGATTAACGACGGCGCGGCGGCAGTGATGATGATGAGCGCCAGTCGGGCGGAGGCTCTGAACCTGCCGGTACTGGCGCGCATTCGCGCTTTTGCAAGCGTTGGGGTCGATCCTGCGCTGATGGGCATCGCTCCCGTGCACGCTACCCGGCGCTGCCTGGAGCGCGCGGGATGGCAGCTTGAGGATCTGGATTTGGTGGAGGCCAACGAGGCTTTTGCCGCTCAGGCGCTGTCGGTCAATAAGCTGCTGGAATGGGACGAGCTGCGGGTTAACGTTAACGGCGGCGCTATTGCGCTGGGCCACCCTATTGGCGCCTCCGGCTGCCGCATTCTGGTATCACTGGTTCATGAGATGGTGAAACGTAATGCCAAAAAAGGGCTGGCGACGCTTTGTATCGGCGGCGGTCAGGGCGTGGCGTTGGCTATCGAACGAGATTAG